Part of the Lycium ferocissimum isolate CSIRO_LF1 chromosome 6, AGI_CSIRO_Lferr_CH_V1, whole genome shotgun sequence genome, AATGACCAAAACCGCCCGTTATTTCACGCTGGTGACACGTGGAAGCTTCTAACAGAACAATCCAAGAAATTCTACCCTAACCCTACCAAAGGTCGGTTGTTTAAACGGATTTTCCGGTCCAACACCGGTTCAGTCACGACCGGTTTGGATAAATCGATGAAGGAAGCGTTTGAAGATAAAAAAACAGGTCGAGCCCTAACGTTAAAGGACACGTTGAAACCGGTTTTGATACCATGCTACGACCTTTCATCTACGGCGCCGTTTTTGTTTTCGAGAGCTGATGCTTTGGAAACCGACAGCTTTGATTTCCGGCTATGGGAGGTTTGCAGAGCCACGTCAGCCGAGCCTGGAGTGTTCGAGCCGGTAAGTATAGAGGTGTTAAATGGGCGGATTGAGTTAAAATTTGAATGAATCAAAATCgtttgagttaataaatggaTGTCATGACTCAATCCCTccaatttttaataaaagtttTAATTACTTTATATCTTCTTTTATAAGTTTTTAGTATTaccttataatattttttttaattatagttatatataatatattaaataattttttttaaaaaataatattttgactaagtaggcgtttggctatggaaatcaaatattttcactttatttggaatgtttgaaGGTGAGTTGAATATAGAGTTGTGTCTGGTTTATAGTTCTTGCAATAAATATTTTGTTGTTTGAATAtactgaaataaaaaaaaaaaagtgaacatAATTTTAggtgtattttaattttcaaacttcaaaaattttcatggctaaacgtcaattttttaataaatttcagaaaaaatgaataattctcatggccaaatgggTGTAAATTTCTCATGAGTCAATTTAGATTACATATCAGCTCAATTTTTTATGGGGCGAGCTAATAAATAGGCCGGTCAATGACCCATCCAAACTAGAACGGGTCGGACAGATTATGTTTTCATGGCTAATTTTGTCACCTCTAGGTATGCATGAAGTCGGTCGACGGAAAAACTAAGTGTGTGGCGGTTGACGGCGGATTAACTATGGGCAACCCTACGGCGGCGGCGATTACACACGTGCTTCACAATAAGCAGGAGTTTCCGTTCGTGAGAGGTGTTGAGGATATATTGGTACTTTCACTAGGGACAGGTCAGCTTCTAGAAGGAAGCTTTGAATATGAGCAAGTCAAGAATTGGAAAGCAAAAGACTGGGCTAGACCAATGGCTCGAATTTCTGGGGATGGCTCGGCTGATATGGTGGACCACTCAGTCGCTATGGCTTTTGGACAATACCGTAGCAGTAATTACGTACGCGTTCAGGTATaccgttatttttttttagtgagcTGGGGATGTGCATTTAACTCTCTAAATTGTTCCAAAATCTTACTTCgacatttcaaaataagtggtgtttttaactttttattttatttcaaaataggAAAACTCACACAAATATAACTttttaaaatggtaattaaaaagattacaactattttctaaaaattacataaatacaatttattcaaaattttaactttttaattacaaaaatacaacTTTTGCAGTCCTAAAATATCTATAATACTTAATTTTAGGAGTTACTACTATTAACGCATATCCACTTTTTACTTCCTCTTTCTATCAAAATCACCCCCCACCTATCCCCACACCCCTCCTCCCAAAATCTATGAAAAAGGcatgagagagaaaaaaaatttcaaaataaatataacaaATCAACTTCAAATCCCATATTCTATCTATCGttttaaaaagattatttttctttcatttcctcctctttattccttcttttttttttccagttgaTGACtgatgcaatttttttttttttttgtgactaaaagaaattatttgaatttattaatattaaaaaaagtacatgaaaatatatgatatatggtaTATGGTCTAAGAAAAGTGCATGAAAATATACCTAAAAATATATAAGGTATATAAcaaatcatattatatatagtatataatagtgcaatatacataatatataagtaCAATAATGTATATACTTGTTTGAAGaattgtacaacaacaacaacaactatggaTGAAATATTAGCGTGGGGTACGGGAAGGGTAGAAGCGTCTGGGCTAAGTAAGCGTGACATGCAAACCTTACTACTATCAAGGTAGGACGTACGTTttgaaagaccctcggctcaatagaaagcataaaaagaggtcagataaggccaagaaattcaaagcgatatgaaAATGAGAATAACGAAAGCGAATGAAGCAGTTTGCAAAGGGGCAGTAactatcacagataaaataagataatcaaagtacaggaAATAACAGATAGTCGCGaaaatcaaagcacaagaacTTATATCGTGATAATgtgactactaatatgaaaggataaacgatACTCTCTACTAGCCTgctaccctaatctgagtcctctaTACCCTCCTGTTTGAAGAATTatagtataatatatatcataaaaataataatctacTTGTTTATGGATTAGAAGGCTAGCAAAGTATGTTGGAATATTTTAGAATAGTATTTAATGTGtttgataaatatttaatttcgtTATCACTAATTGTTGAAACTCCTTAATTTTAGACTTTTATTAATAGCAACATTCTTGATTTATGGTACAAAATCATATATACGCTATATTTATAAAGTATATATTGTAGATTATGTAATATAGTTAATAGTTGTACATTATGAAATATGTTACTCATTTCCTAGTATTTATGTAACTTCCCCTTCAAAATAAATGGTGTTTCACATAATCAAAAAGACACTAACGATGttctttcaattttgcccttatttAAATAAGAAGGGTTTTACATAACCAAGAGCtatatctttttcaaaatatttattaagaaaaatacattttacttTCCAGGAATGAATAATTTTCTTAAGGGATTTGCCCAAGTTAAAAGCACCACTCattttgaaatggagggagtactctGTTTGTTCCAATTATGTGATGAtgtttgactgggcacaaaattttaggaaaaaaaagaaattttttgaaacttgtggtctaataTAAGcccatatatatttgtgtggtcgtacatcattttattaaggataaaataagaattttaactttaaaatggGACGCTTAAAGTTAGAAAGGTGTTATTATTTTTTAGCTTAAAAGGAaagaatgtcacataaattgacaCGGGAGGAGTATTAGATACAGTTCATCAATGAGCTTGTGGATGATGACATAGGGGCCTGGAGAAAGGGGACAGGCTGTGGAAAGGTGTCTTGGTATGGGAAAGGGGAAGGGGTGGGTCTAACCTCTAACCTGCGCCGTTTGATGTTTTTGGGCGCATGcaatttaatttcttgaagaaTATTGATTCATTTACAGGTTTTATAAGCTAAGATCATTGATAGTGTTGTTTTGTATGCAACTAGAGAAACTGTGCAGTCAAAATTGAGGCCACTAGGAACAATGTTGTCTTTAGTTAACAACTAGACAAAACCTATTGGTTGGCGAGACTCAAGACACAAAAACACTTAAACACACACAATGTGTGTAATTGGAAGGAgtgtctttcttctttttctttgtgaATAGAGTAGTTAATTTGTTGGAATAAAGTAAGCTTTTACAGTgattgatgataataatgataaagattgaatttttgCACCTGAGAATAAAGGGGAGGGAGTACTTTACTAAAGTCTAACTGGCACTGAATAATTTGGTACGAGAAATTGGTAATATCTGATGATGGCAATTTGCTAAATCAAGAATGCTAATTAGTACAGCAAATATGTACAGAGCTGTAACTAGCTAGGGGTGATCATTCATAATCAGCACCGTCTTAGTGACTTAAAAAATTTCTCATAGAAAGAGACCACATgattacttatgttttttttttttttcaaaaaacctttttttggGTCACCTACATCTGTATGTTAAAGAAAAGGCTCAAGGATGGTCCTCACAGTCATTGATTACCAAGTACCTCTCTCCCAACTATTTAGACCTTCCCATTATTCTCTTACCAAATTCCTTGTCCTTGAGAGCTTGCTTTATTTATTACTGTGCTATCAACGGTGGGGTCTGGTTTTTTACCCTTTACAGATAACTTACTGAAGCGGGTAAATTTCAGCAGGCTTACAGTATATACTTCAGTTCAGTTGATGTTAAATGGTGTAGTGGATGTTAGGGATATGTAATTGACCAATAGAATGTGTGGCAGGAGACTACTATGTGGAGATAATTGGCCTaatgaaatatataataatttagTAGACTGATCATTTTGAAGAATAAAGGGATAAGTTAAACAAGTGCCACATGGTTTATAAAATGTCTGGCAGAAAACTATTTGAGTTCGTCATCCACTGATGCTTTCTTCCAGTCAAGGAATATTTACTTTCTATTCTTAATCTTAAAGAGTTGTAAATTCAAATTAACATGTAAAAGTAGAGAATTATTTGCTGGTTTCAAGTGTTATAATATGTGCTAAACTTGGATTTCTTAATTAGTAAAATTAAATGGTCATAGCAGTTAGTGTTTATGGTTGCAGGCTTACGGATCAAGCTTTGGTCGTTGTGGGGTGAATGTAGACGCGAACCCAAGTCCAAGCAATGTGAAAACGCTCGTAAGAATAGCAGATGAAATGTTGAAACAGAAAAATGTAGAGTCCGTGCTTTTTGGGGGTAAGAGAATTGCAGAGCAAAGCAATTTTGAGAAACTTGACTGGTTTGCTGGAGAACTTGTGCAAGAGCATCAGAAAAGGAGTTGCCGAATAGCTCCCACTGTTGCGTTTAAGCAAGCTACACCAAAAGCTTCCCAAACACCTCTCAAATAGTAACCAAGACGagcaaaaaaattacaaaaaagacaaaaaaaattggtaaattCTTCTTTCCTTATACCCTTCCACTTTGTAAAATTCTTTTGTGcatttgatattttaaaattCCAAGCTTGTGTGACCTAAGCTTGATGATGATATCAACTAGGACCCATAATACTAATAATTGGTACATTATTAATGATATGAATCAAAAACCCCTTTTGCCTTAGTAATACGTTAGGTTGTCTAATTAAAATCATGGATCACGAGAAGGTAATATGGGTAATAGGGTGTTATTTTTTGTGTGCATCAGTGGGCTCCGTCATATgtccttttcttctttgtctTTGAAAAGATCAAACTGAATCCAGGCCTAGCTTGGCTGGTGGTTGCAAGGAAATGTGTTAGTCCGCCGACAGTTGGTTCTTTCAGGCCTTTGTTGTCATTTTACTATTCcgtccgtcccaatttatgtgacaccatTTGACTtagcacaaagtttaagaaaaaaaagaagacttttgaagtTTGTGCTCTAAACCAAACCTTAGAcatttttatgattataaatcatttcattaaaaggTAAATGAAGAATTTTCTAGTTAGGTTATAATTAATTATAGAaatatgacttttttttttaacgaactaaaaagaaaaaggacccatataaattgggacagaggtaGTAATAGGGTTGTGGGGGGACCTTGTGGTCATTTTGGGATCACTTTGGGTTCATGGACAGTCTCCGTAGTCCGGAAGGAATTAAAGTAAAGGGTCCTACTCACTACTTTTTTTCTATACCCTGAAATCATGTTGTGGTTGACTGTTAGACAAAGCACTTTCTTTTTCTCTGCTATGCTACGTGCCTTTCACAGTTTCACCTTTGCTTTTAGAGCTCAAAGTTCCACTAAAATGTGATTTCAGAGTGGTCACTATTTTTACCTACTCCCTCTGCTTCTTGTTTTCCTTCCTTTAGCTTTTGGTATATTAGTCGGGTTGATATATTTTAGAATCACTTGGATCATCTTGGATGTATAGAATAAATCACAAATCCCCTTTATCTCGTTTGACTTTATGGTCAATGACTAAATTGACACTGTTTGAGTAAATTGTCAATATCATTACATTGAACTTGTAAATATAGACTTGACATTCTAAGGATCTGTTTTTTGCATTATTCTTACTTTCGTTTCAGTTTAACGATTCAATGGCTTAGCTAATCTAGATTCGTGTCATGTAAGGCTGCTCATCAAATGGGAAGAGCTTATTATCATGAGTTTTTCCATTCTAGAATTCGAACCGAGACCGTTAATTAAGAGTAAAGAAATATTATTCATGTCACCACACTCCTAGATGATTATTCTCTTGAATTTGGAAAGAACAAGTATTCAACTATTTGTGTGACATAAAGTATTTATATAGCATGTCAGTTAAGCCCAAACTTGGATGTAGAGATTACATAGCATGACAGTTAAAACATTTTTTCAACAACAAACTTGTGCATTTCTCTATTTCATTATTCTTATCCCTAAGGGCATCTCCAACCCATTGCACCATTTTTTGCAtcaaaatggtgcaaattaaCTTCAACCCATTGCACTATTTTTTACACTAAAAAAGAATATTCTTTTCatattcttctctctcttctatattatattattttcttttacttcaattttattttttaatttcataaaacaaatcctttctttttttcttttttacatatcCATCCCATGTAATTCATAATCCTTTGTTATATAaccatttaatataaaattattttataccataaatttttaaataatataaattataagcAAATATTATACGTTATACATATTAAtggataattcaaataaaagtgaaatcaTTGATAAAAGATAATTAGATAAATATTACATAGATTTTCATCttaataagttaaatttgtaaatgagcatctttgttcttaatttttttgtgtcGATAAAAATTGTtggcactttaatctattctttGATGAACAAAAGATGTACGTGTATATTTTGCTTATAAAAGCGATTTAAGtaatgtataagtatgtataaGTTGGTATGCTAATGGTTGGGTAAAGATGTTGGGATTTATATATTTAAGCTAAGATTATATATATTCCGTGCAATGTTGAATGAAATGATTCAATGAATTATTTAAACTGTAAACCGGACCAAAATCTGGAGAAATCAAAGCTAGAAagaattttaatatatattcgAAATACAAAGCTCTTGGATCTGAAAAGCCAACCCTCAAAAGTGAGGGaatgccccctatttatagttttcctctatGGGCCTTCTTTACATCATGGACTccttttaggataaagaaaacctaatatggataaggttgggtcgtacggtctgacacccgtacgaccgTCGAAGCAGTGGCAACTTGATTCCACACGTGGCGGGCGAGCAATATCgattatccggaccaacggccacgatcgaATGGCCATGAAGAAAAcgggctaacggccacgacTGATTCCGCTATGTTTGAACCGGacaaacggccacgatcaactcggccatggaggaaTGGGACCAACTACTACGGTTGAACCGGACACAACGACTTTAATCAAATTTTCGATCAAGCGCTATTgtttgccttctttcttttaccGCCCCCAATTTTCACCGGACAAACGCTAActgatttttaccgtatacag contains:
- the LOC132059633 gene encoding patatin-like protein 6 produces the protein MACNNLTDMQEPSIDTDKLSYEIFSILESKFLFGYDDQKLWIPKQTPPPPPSVEHHNNNNKDTSSPVQAIKNQRGKICILSLDGGGMRSILSGKSLAYLEQALKVKSGNPDARIADYFDVAAGSGFGGIFTAMLFSLNDQNRPLFHAGDTWKLLTEQSKKFYPNPTKGRLFKRIFRSNTGSVTTGLDKSMKEAFEDKKTGRALTLKDTLKPVLIPCYDLSSTAPFLFSRADALETDSFDFRLWEVCRATSAEPGVFEPVCMKSVDGKTKCVAVDGGLTMGNPTAAAITHVLHNKQEFPFVRGVEDILVLSLGTGQLLEGSFEYEQVKNWKAKDWARPMARISGDGSADMVDHSVAMAFGQYRSSNYVRVQAYGSSFGRCGVNVDANPSPSNVKTLVRIADEMLKQKNVESVLFGGKRIAEQSNFEKLDWFAGELVQEHQKRSCRIAPTVAFKQATPKASQTPLK